From the Musa acuminata AAA Group cultivar baxijiao chromosome BXJ3-7, Cavendish_Baxijiao_AAA, whole genome shotgun sequence genome, one window contains:
- the LOC135643013 gene encoding probable transcription factor GLK1 — MLAVESLRSSNGDDRDGTLGNFPISDDFGDEALLEDIDFGDLFMGIDDGDVLPDLELDPAEIFAAFSVGEEGSGKATAVEEPEGAFGGDGSTQDVVVLEAEIGEEEKDVKRQREEVVGATTTEDSMVMPSGLRSESPDGNKGRKPSSPSATRGSQGKRKSKVDWTPELHRRFVQAVEQLGIDKAVPSRILELMGIDCLTRHNIASHLQKYRSHRKHLLAREAEAASWTRRRQMYPKKDVNPWLAPTIGFPPPPPPPAVRPFRPLHVWGHPTAEAPLVHMWLRRPVPQPPSLPWAPQPPLPPPPDPSYWHHLYQRGGREGWVPHAMTQGTPCFPQPLPAARFPAPPPVPGIVPQPMYRPIPPPVTDHSSSQLQLDAHPSTESIDAAIGDVLAKPWLPLPLGLKSPSVDGVLVELQKQGVPKVPPACG, encoded by the exons ATGCTTGCAGTCGAGTCTTTAAGAAGTTCCAATGGAGACGATCGGGATGGGACGTTGGGAAACTTCCCCATCTCCGATGACTTCGGCGACGAGGCCTTGCTCGAGGACATCGACTTCGGTGACCTCTTCATGGGAATCGATGACGGAGACGTGCTGCCGGACCTTGAGCTGGATCCAGCAGAGATTTTCGCGGCGTTCTCGGTCGGAGAGGAGGGCTCGGGCAAGGCGACGGCCGTGGAGGAGCCCGAAGGGGCGTTTGGTGGAGATGGCTCGACGCAAGATGTGGTGGTCTTGGAGGCGGAGAtcggggaggaggagaaggatgtgAAGAGACAGCGGGAGGAAGTCGTGGGTGCGACGACGACGGAGGACTCAATGGTCATGCCATCTGGGTTGAGATCTGAGTCGCCTGACGGCAATAAAGGTCGTAAGCCGTCGTCTCCGTCGGCTACGAGGGGTTCACAGGGGAAGCGCAAATCAAAA GTGGACTGGACGCCGGAGCTGCACCGGAGATTCGTGCAGGCGGTGGAGCAGCTGGGGATCGACAAAGCGGTGCCCTCCAGGATTTTAGAGCTCATGGGGATCGATTGCCTCACCCGACACAATATTGCTAGCCATCTACAA AAGTATCGATCGCACCGGAAGCATTTGCTCGCgagggaggcggaggcggcgagcTGGACGAGGCGACGGCAGATGTACCCAAAGAAGGACGTCAACCCATGGCTCGCCCCTACTATCGGCttcccacctcctcctcctccgcctgcgGTCCGGCCTTTTCGGCCACTGCACGTCTGGGGGCACCCCACCGCAGAAGCGCCACTGGTCCACATGTGGCTACGGCGTCCGGTGCCGCAGCCTCCCTCGCTGCCGTGGGCTCCTCAGCCACCACTTCCGCCACCACCGGATCCCTCCTATTGGCACCACCTCTATCAAAGG ggaggaagagaaggatgGGTTCCACATGCCATGACCCAGGGAACTCCTTGCTTCCCTCAGCCACTGCCGGCGGCG AGGTTTCCGGCTCCACCACCTGTTCCGGGCATCGTCCCCCAACCCATGTACAGACCGATTCCTCCTCCCGTGACCGACCACTCCAGCTCGCAGCTTCAACTTGATGCTCATCCT TCAACTGAAAGCATAGATGCAGCTATAGGAGATGTGTTAGCCAAGCCATGGTTGCCATTGCCTCTCGGATTGAAGTCCCCATCAGTAGATGGTGTGTTGGTGGAACTACAAAAGCAAGGGGTACCAAAAGTGCCACCAGCTTGCGGATGA
- the LOC103991375 gene encoding beta-amylase 3, chloroplastic has translation MTVIPAPPPPSIFAVAASPGRRRPAPSYVASPPPLCLFSGHRLLSPLRLAVSSRLHFSKPSSGANGSLEGSSSSSSGSGGELHPALPPPPRSGQGARVFVTLPPDAVGPSGQMARKKAMRASFMALSAAGVEGIAVECWWGIVEREAPGVYDWGGYMDLVMLAQRCGLKVRAIMAFHQWGTGPGDPGWIPLPRWVLEEMDKEPNLAFADRFGRRNKEYISLGCDVFPVLRGRSPIQAYSDFMRSFRDTFRDFLRVVITEIQVGMGPAGELRYPSCPSEKLIRARAAAELGEFQCYDKYMLASLNACAQKVGMDEWGYGGPIGASNFPQNPEETAFFKSDGSWNTPYGQFFLEWYSGLLLLHGERLCMVADVIFLGTGVQISAKVAGIHWHYSTNSHPSELTAGYYNTLIRDGYLPIARMFSRYRMTLCCMCFDMRDSEESSNPRSSPEGFLRKLIYTARMCKLPLTGENSFARLDEASLDQVVKNSKLYYGGVYEASLSFNYVRMNRNLFDSHNWNRFTRFVKRMSDIQTFRARLDLRGTESFLSSTSFAEDVGRALVCH, from the exons ATGACGGTGATCCCGGCTCCACCGCCGCCGTCGATCTTCGCCGTCGCGGCATCCCCCGGCCGCCGCCGCCCCGCCCCCTCCTACGTCGCCTCTCCGCCGCCCCTCTGCCTGTTTTCCGGCCACCGCCTCCTCTCCCCCCTCCGCCTTGCCGTCTCTTCCCGCCTCCACTTCTCCAAGCCCTCCTCCGGCGCCAACGGGTCTCTCGAGggctcgtcgtcctcctcctccggaAGCGGCGGCGAGCTCCACCCCGCCCTCCCCCCGCCGCCGCGATCCGGTCAGGGCGCGCGGGTGTTCGTCACGCTCCCGCCCGACGCCGTGGGGCCATCGGGGCAGATGGCGCGCAAGAAGGCGATGAGGGCGTCCTTCATGGCGCTTTCGGCGGCCGGCGTGGAGGGGATCGCGGTGGAGTGCTGGTGGGGGATCGTGGAGAGGGAGGCGCCCGGGGTGTACGACTGGGGCGGGTACATGGATTTGGTCATGTTGGCGCAGCGCTGCGGCCTCAAGGTGCGAGCGATCATGGCTTTTCACCAGTGGGGGACGGGCCCCGGCGACCCTGGCTG GATACCTCTCCCGAGATGGGTACTTGAAGAAATGGACAAGGAGCCAAATTTGGCTTTTGCCGACAGGTTTGGCAGAAGGAATAAGGAGTACATCTCTTTGGGATGTGATGTTTTTCCTGTTCTAAGGGGACGATCTCCAATCCAGGCTTATTCAGATTTTATGAGGAGTTTCAGGGATACATTCAGGGACTTCTTACGAGTTGTAATAACG GAAATTCAAGTTGGTATGGGCCCTGCTGGTGAACTTAGGTATCCTTCTTGCCCATCTGAGAAGTTAATTCGAGCAAGGGCTGCAGCCGAGCTAGGAGAATTTCAGTGTTATGATAAG TATATGCTGGCATCACTAAACGCTTGTGCTCAAAAAGTTGGCATGGATGAGTGGGGATATGGTGGCCCTATTGGTGCGAGTAACTTCCCACAGAACCCCGAGGAAACAGCTTTCTTCAAAAGTGATGGTTCTTGGAACACCCCTTATGGACAGTTTTTTCTTGAATGGTACTCAGGGTTGCTTCTTCTTCATGGAGAGAGGTTGTGCATGGTGGCTGATGTAATTTTTTTGGGCACTGGTGTTCAGATCTCTGCAAAAGTTGCTGGCATACACTGGCACTATAGCACAAACTCACATCCATCCGAGCTAACTGCTGGTTATTACAATACCCTTATTCGAGATGGCTATCTCCCAATAGCCCGCATGTTCAGTCGGTACAGAATGACACTGTGCTGTATGTGCTTCGATATGCGAGACTCAGAGGAAAGTAGCAATCCAAGGAGTAGCCCAGAAGGATTTCTCAGGAAGCTTATATATACTGCTAGGATGTGTAAACTGCCCCTTACTGGTGAAAACTCTTTTGCTAGGTTGGATGAGGCATCTCTGGATCAGGTTGTAAAGAACTCCAAGCTTTACTACGGTGGTGTTTATGAGGCCTCATTATCTTTTAACTATGTCAGAATGAATAGAAATCTCTTCGACTCTCATAATTGGAACCGCTTTACCAGATTCGTGAAGCGGATGTCAGATATCCAAACCTTTCGGGCCAGATTAGATCTCCGAGGAACTGAATCTtttctctcttctacttcttttgCTGAGGATGTTGGACGAGCTTTGGTGTGTCACTGA
- the LOC135642522 gene encoding signaling peptide TAXIMIN 2-like has translation MDDCRPLGFLIGLPFAVLALALSLVGVVVWLLGTILGCLCPCCICFSGLANLAMALIKMPVNVIRWFVRQIPC, from the exons ATGGACGACTGCAGGCCTCTTGGGTTCCTGATAGGGTTGCCCTTCGCCGTCCTCGCCTTGGCCCTGTCCCTCGTCGGCGTTGTTGTGTGGTTACTCGG GACAATCCTCGGTTGCCTGTGCCCTTGCTGCATCTGCTTCTCTGGTCTGGCCAATCTGGCGATGGCGCTCATCAAGATGCCGGTCAACGTCATCAGATGGTTCGTCCGACAGATCCCCTGTTGA